One stretch of Rhodanobacteraceae bacterium DNA includes these proteins:
- a CDS encoding GNAT family N-acetyltransferase, with protein MGPADHEFLAELYAAGRALELAPVPWSEEQKRRFLRDQFELQHAHYEKHYPGADRLLVELAGHPIGRIYVYRSPGEIRLMDIALVSERQHQGIGSALLAELIEEADLARTTITLHVEADNPACKLYRRLGFEHLEDRGVYQFLGRKPRAPAVP; from the coding sequence ATCGGCCCTGCCGATCACGAATTTCTGGCCGAGCTGTATGCCGCCGGGCGGGCGCTGGAGCTTGCGCCCGTGCCTTGGAGCGAGGAGCAGAAGCGCCGCTTTTTGCGCGATCAGTTCGAGCTGCAGCACGCCCATTATGAAAAGCATTATCCCGGGGCTGATCGTCTGCTGGTCGAGCTGGCGGGACATCCGATAGGGCGCATCTACGTGTACCGCTCACCGGGCGAGATCCGCTTGATGGATATTGCCCTGGTGAGTGAGCGCCAGCACCAGGGCATCGGCTCGGCGCTGCTGGCCGAATTGATCGAGGAGGCGGACCTCGCTCGCACCACGATCACGCTGCACGTCGAGGCCGACAACCCGGCCTGCAAGCTCTACCGGCGACTCGGCTTCGAGCACCTGGAAGACCGGGGTGTCTATCAGTTCCTGGGTCGAAAACCGCGGGCTCCCGCCGTGCCCTGA
- a CDS encoding phage tail protein gives MADPFVAEIRIFPFNFAPRGWAWCNGQLLPLSQNTALFSLLGTTYGGNGKSNFALPDLQGRAPMFWGQGPGLSLHDLGETGGSQTVSLLESEMPAHGHGLMAQVVPGDAQTPAGTAFARAIGATPYMTPGPVTAMSDLALSPAGGDQPHNNMQPYLTLYFCIALQGVFPPRT, from the coding sequence ATGGCCGATCCATTTGTTGCAGAGATTCGGATTTTTCCCTTCAACTTCGCCCCCAGGGGCTGGGCATGGTGCAACGGTCAGCTGCTGCCGCTGAGTCAAAACACGGCGCTGTTCTCGCTGCTTGGCACCACCTACGGCGGCAATGGCAAGAGCAATTTCGCATTGCCAGATCTGCAGGGACGGGCTCCCATGTTCTGGGGCCAGGGTCCTGGACTGTCCTTGCATGATCTTGGTGAGACGGGCGGCAGCCAAACGGTATCGCTGCTGGAAAGCGAAATGCCTGCGCATGGTCACGGGCTGATGGCGCAGGTGGTACCCGGTGACGCCCAGACTCCGGCAGGCACGGCTTTCGCAAGAGCCATCGGTGCCACACCGTACATGACGCCAGGCCCCGTCACCGCGATGTCGGATCTCGCACTCAGTCCGGCTGGCGGGGACCAACCGCACAACAACATGCAGCCCTACCTGACGTTGTACTTCTGCATCGCCCTCCAGGGCGTTTTCCCGCCTCGGACTTGA
- a CDS encoding phage tail protein, producing MAQPYVGEIRMFAGNFAPAGWMFCAGQLLPISENETLFNLIGTTYGGDGQNTFGLPDLRGRVPLHFGNGFVLAERGGVEEVTLTSAQMAAHTHPLLGSIGLATDTGPTGKVPAQTTSFDFYQSNPPSAPMAATSISSVGGSQPHNNMQPYLCVSFIISLYGIFPSPT from the coding sequence ATGGCACAGCCCTATGTGGGGGAAATTCGGATGTTCGCCGGCAATTTTGCGCCCGCCGGATGGATGTTCTGCGCCGGGCAATTACTGCCCATTTCCGAGAACGAAACGCTGTTCAATCTGATCGGCACCACCTACGGTGGCGACGGTCAGAATACTTTTGGCTTGCCCGATCTGCGTGGCCGGGTGCCGCTGCATTTCGGCAATGGCTTCGTGCTTGCCGAACGTGGGGGCGTGGAGGAAGTCACGCTGACCAGTGCACAGATGGCCGCGCACACCCATCCCCTGTTGGGTTCGATCGGACTGGCAACCGATACCGGTCCTACCGGAAAGGTTCCTGCGCAGACGACGAGTTTCGATTTCTACCAGTCGAATCCGCCGTCCGCACCCATGGCCGCAACCTCGATCAGTTCCGTGGGCGGGAGTCAGCCGCACAACAACATGCAGCCTTATCTCTGCGTGAGTTTCATTATCTCGCTGTACGGCATCTTCCCGAGTCCAACCTGA
- a CDS encoding phage tail protein has translation MAEPFLSEIRVFSFGFAPKGWALCNGQLLPINQNQALFSLLGTTFGGDGRVNFALPDLRGRVPIEVGSSFTLGERGGEQAHTLSIAEMPTHTHVLNATSTAGTQLIPANNMLAPSNLPTYRNADQLQPMNAGTVANAGGSQAHQNMMPFLTLNFSIALQGIFPSPT, from the coding sequence ATGGCTGAGCCTTTTTTGTCCGAAATTCGCGTGTTCAGTTTCGGATTCGCGCCCAAGGGTTGGGCGTTGTGCAACGGTCAGTTGTTACCGATCAACCAGAATCAGGCCCTGTTCTCACTGCTGGGCACCACCTTCGGCGGGGATGGCCGGGTGAACTTCGCCCTGCCTGATCTGCGTGGGCGGGTGCCCATCGAGGTGGGATCCTCGTTTACGCTGGGTGAGCGAGGCGGCGAACAGGCGCATACGCTGAGCATCGCCGAGATGCCGACGCATACCCACGTGTTGAATGCCACCAGCACCGCCGGCACTCAGCTGATACCAGCCAACAATATGCTGGCACCGAGCAATCTTCCGACCTATCGCAACGCCGACCAGTTGCAGCCGATGAATGCGGGCACAGTGGCCAATGCGGGCGGCAGCCAGGCGCATCAGAACATGATGCCTTTCCTGACGCTGAACTTCTCGATCGCCCTGCAGGGCATCTTTCCGTCCCCGACCTGA